In the Microcebus murinus isolate Inina chromosome X, M.murinus_Inina_mat1.0, whole genome shotgun sequence genome, CCCCATCACCCACTGACCTGTCACTAACCCTGAAATATTTGGCACTCTACCCAAACTTTGAACCTTTTTCAATTCCCTTTCCTAATTTACTAGTCCCTTATCCTCTTCCCTCTGCTAAGCCAAGAAAACACTTCCAACAGAAGCAGGAATCGCCaatgtttattgattattttaaaaaatatcacttgcaaattaattttctttattgaaaagatGTTGCAACTtttgtgataaagaaaaaattataagaaaataattgccaGTCTAACAGCTAAACTTTCTCGTTATTAGTTTCTAATATCTATTTTCATGCATATTGTTAGTATAAATTGTAATTAAGACAGGCCTGCATAATGCAGGGTTCAGAGAGGGAAGCATGCAGGGTTGGCGAAAAAAAGTAACTCAAAGTCATTAGGTTCAGTACAGGTTCCAAGAGGCAGGGTCGTTGTACAGGTAGCCTTGGTTCGTAGCCAGAGGTTCAGTGGAAGATTCAGAGAGCAGCAAGTGCCGATGACAGCTGAGGTAACTGAAGACAGGTTGCCAGGAGCAGTCACTGGGATGTTGGATCTACCCAGCAATTATTTCATCACGACGTCTTCTATTCCACCTGTGTCTGAAGCAATTGTAGTGACAATAACGTGATGGAAAGGACACAGTGCGGGTACTCCATTCAATGTTTGGATCATGGGTCTCAAGCCAGTGAATTCCAAGAATCAGAGGGTACCGTGGTGCATGAATGATGTCAAACTGGAGCTCTTCAACATGGTTTCCAATTTTAACCTCGACAGGTGGTGTTTCCTTGGTTATGGGGCCATTAATCAGTGGACGGCCATCGACGGTTTCAAGCATCAGAGGGAAGATGTTATTGCGGATGGGCAGCCTCTCCCGAAGAACCACAGAATGGTCAATGCTGTTTCTGTAGGAGCCTGAATCCACCATTGCTTGCTCAAAGAACTGCCGTCTTCCCAGTCGGATTTCAACAGTCAGCCATAGGGTACGGGACATGGATATTGGAAGAGAGGGGGACGCATATTTGTAGATTGGCCCGCCCGGGGTCCCCCTTACCGCCGGGCCTCGATGTTTCCCGCCTGCTGTGCACGACGAGGCTTGACAGGGCAATCTCTGGCAAAATGGCCAGGATGACCACAGTAGAGACACAAGTGCCCTTCGAGGCGACGGGCCCGTTCAGCTTCACTGAGGTGTGGACGGTTGCTTGCAGCCTGCATAGGTTGGTCTTTGGCTGGTGGACTTTCAGGCCCATCTCTCTCTTCAGAGGGGCTTGGCCTTGGTGGATTGGGATCAGGCTTCTCTTCTAGGCTGATACACTGAATGATCAGATCAGATAGGTTGGTAGCTGGGCTTGTGAGAGATAGTTCATCTCGGATTGAAATGGCAAGCCCTTCTTGAAATTGTATGCAGAGAATGCTTTCATTCCAGTTCAGCTCCTGAGCAATGAGGTGGAAGTAGCTCACATACCGGTGGGCAGGGCCCCCCACTTGGCAGAACTGATGGATGCGATGGTTGgcattttccatgttttctggATTATCAAAATTAGCCTGAAGCACTTGTATGAAACTTTCAAATTGCTTCAGCAGGGGGCTTTGGATATCCAGTAAGGGCTGGAACCACCTTCCTACCTCACCTGAGAAGCGGTTGCCAACAAAGCTCACCAGGGCTACTTTGGTGGGATATAGGTGCCTTCTGACTCTCACATAACTGTTCAGCTGAACCAGGAACTCAGGAAGCTTCTGGGCATCCCCATTGAAAGCTAAAGGGTATTCCAGGGGGAAACCTGAGGCCTTTAATCCACTGGGGGCCTGTGGAAACTCTGAAGCTGCGGATGTCTCCACAACTATTAGGCCCTCCAGGGACTCCTGAGGTGCTGAGAGTTCTAGGAACTCCTGGGCATCTGAAGGATCCAGGGGCTTCTGCGGCACCTGAGGCTCCAGAAGCTCCTGGGGAGCTGGAAGCTCAAGGAACTCCAGCTGTGCTGAGGTCTCGTGGCATTCTGGTGCCTCCTCAGCATTTGGGGGGTCCTGGAATTCTGAATTCTGGGGCTTCTGAGCCCCTGGGGCATTCTGGCTGTCTGGGGGCTCTTGGGCCACTGGATGTGCCTGAGGCTCCTGAGTTGCTGGAGGCTCCAGGGCCTTTGGGGCCTCCTGGGGTTTCTGGGCCTCCTGAGGCTTCTGGGCTGCTGGGGGCTCCTGGGCTGGGATTTTCTGTGGCTCTCTGGGCTTCTGGGGCTCCTCCATCTTTGGGGGCTCTTGAGGCTCCCAGGCTGCTGGGATATCCGGGGGCTCTGGGAGCTTCTGGGGCTCCTGGGCCTCTGTGGGCTTTTGGAATGGTTCATCCTCCTTGGCTGCTCGGGACTTCTGGAACTCTGGGATCTGGGCCTGGAGGGCAGCATTTTCTTCCATCAACCGCTGCACTTGGGCCTGCAGAATTTCATTCTCTAATTTCAAAGCAATATAGGAGCCTGCTAAGTCCTTCACCATCTTTTGAGGAAACGGGCTTGGGTTGAGTTATTTGCTACCAAGAGAGATCGGGTGGGTGGGCGCTTGTGAGGTCTTTCCTGAAAGCCGCTCACAGGCAGACGTCAGGCTCCAAGAGTTTTCTGAGGGGTGGGGATTTGGGCTCTGCCACGGCTGATTACCAAGAGGTCACTGGGAGCCTCTGGAACTCAGCAAAGAGAAGTCTCAGATACACTGTAAAGAGAGTGGGAGCTGAGGATCAGAAACTGTGGAAAGCACTCATTCAACATAAATCAGAACAAAATCTGCCCAATAGCATTGAGTTTCT is a window encoding:
- the RTL3 gene encoding retrotransposon Gag-like protein 3 — encoded protein: MVKDLAGSYIALKLENEILQAQVQRLMEENAALQAQIPEFQKSRAAKEDEPFQKPTEAQEPQKLPEPPDIPAAWEPQEPPKMEEPQKPREPQKIPAQEPPAAQKPQEAQKPQEAPKALEPPATQEPQAHPVAQEPPDSQNAPGAQKPQNSEFQDPPNAEEAPECHETSAQLEFLELPAPQELLEPQVPQKPLDPSDAQEFLELSAPQESLEGLIVVETSAASEFPQAPSGLKASGFPLEYPLAFNGDAQKLPEFLVQLNSYVRVRRHLYPTKVALVSFVGNRFSGEVGRWFQPLLDIQSPLLKQFESFIQVLQANFDNPENMENANHRIHQFCQVGGPAHRYVSYFHLIAQELNWNESILCIQFQEGLAISIRDELSLTSPATNLSDLIIQCISLEEKPDPNPPRPSPSEERDGPESPPAKDQPMQAASNRPHLSEAERARRLEGHLCLYCGHPGHFARDCPVKPRRAQQAGNIEARR